The Christiangramia flava JLT2011 region CAAACCCTTTTTTACGCAAACTAGCTTCAGTAAAAGCTTTTCCTGGGCTCGCGTGATGGAAGTCCGGGATGAAGTACCCCTCAACTAAAAAATGACGATTATGAAAACAGACCAGCCAAATATGTCTTATGTGCACCAGCTTTCAGGTGGTGACAGGGACCTGGAAAAACAGCTATTTGAAGTGGTTCGGAAAGAATTACCCCAGGAAGTAACCGCTTTTAACCGCGAGATCCAGACTAAAAACTTTGAAAAAGCCGCGATGGATGTCCATAAAATAAAGCATAAGGTCATGCTCCTGGGTGTAGCCGAATATTATTATTTCGCTGAAGCCTACGAGGAAGAATTGCGGGTGGGAATCAATAGGCATGAAGATGA contains the following coding sequences:
- a CDS encoding Hpt domain-containing protein; its protein translation is MKTDQPNMSYVHQLSGGDRDLEKQLFEVVRKELPQEVTAFNREIQTKNFEKAAMDVHKIKHKVMLLGVAEYYYFAEAYEEELRVGINRHEDEFRRLINILQMFVAGYYCGS